The genomic window CACCGGCACCTCTCCAACGACCCCGACCGCCTGGCGCAGCGGATCACCAACATCATCCAGATGGAGACCCGCACCGAGATCCAGAAGCGGTCGCTCGAGGAGGTCCTGACCCAGTACGAGTCGATCGCCGGCTCGGTGCAGGGCCGGATCAAGGGCTCGTCGCTGCTGGACCCGCTGGGCGTCGAGCTGCTGAGCGTCTACTTCGTCGCCGCCAAGCCCACGCCCGAGGTGGCCAAGGCGCTCGAGGCCGAGTACCGCGAGAACCTCCTCCAGAAGGCGGACTACGCCATCTCCGCCCGGCGGGCCGCGGCCGTCGAGGAGGAGCGGAAGATCAAGGAGAACGAGCTCAACACCGAGATCGCCCTGGAGCAGCAGCGGAGGCGGCTCATCGACCTCCAGGGCGAGAACGAGCTCCGCCAGGCCAACCACCGCGGCCAGGCCGCGGAGGAGGAGGCCGCCTACCAGAACCGAGTCAAGCAGCGCGAGCTCGCCCTGTACCAGGGGATCGACCCGCGCAAGGTCCTGGCGCTGGCCCTCTCCGGGCTCGGCGAGAACGCCGGCCGGATCGGCAACCTGACCATCACCTCGGAGATCCTCGCCAGCCTCCTCGACGCGAAGGACGCGGCGGCCTCGTCCGAGTCCTCCCCCATGGCCTGAGCCGTTCACGTCGCCCGGGAGCCCTCGGCGGATGCCCACCCGCGACAAGCTCGTCATCGTCACCCGTAAGACGGCCCTGGAGGAACTGATCGAGCGGTTCAACACCCGCGACCAGGCCCGCTTCTACATCGAGCACATGGGCGGCGACTTCGACGGCTACCAGGCCGCCCACGACGCGTACCGCCGGGCGGCCGAGGCCCTCCGCGAGGCCCTGCCGCGCGGGCTCCGCACCCACTGGATCGAGCGGTCGTTCCTGCCCACGTTCACGTTCGGCGAGCCCGACGTCGTCGTGGTCCTCGGCCAGGACGGCCTGGTCGTCAACGTGGCCAAGTACCTGGACGGCCAGCCGGTCGTGGCGATCAACCCCGACCCCGACCGGATCGACGGCGTCCTCCTCCCCTACGGCGTCCGCGAGGCCGGGGGGGCGATCGCCCGGGCGGTCCGCGACGCGGAGCCGTGGCGCGACGTGACCATGGCCCAGGCCGCGCTCAACGACGGCCAGCGGCTGCTCGCGGTCAACGACCTGTTCGTCGGCGCGCGGACGCACGTCTCGGCCCGCTACCGGATCCGCCACGAGGGCCGGGAGGAGGCCCAGTCGTCCAGCGGCCTGATCGTCTCCACCGGGGCGGGCTCGACCGGCTGGTACCGGTCGATCGTCACCGGCGCGGCGGGGATCGTCGCGGGCGTCCTCGGCTCCGAGGGGATCCTCGCCGTCCAGGGGCGGTATGCATTTCCCTGGGAGGCCCGCGAGCTGGCCTTCAGCGTCCGCGAGCCGTTCATCAGCAAGACGTCCGGCGCGACGATCGTCCACGGCAGGATTGTCGCCGACGAGCCCCTGGAGATCGTCTCGCAGATGCCCCAGAACGGCGTCATCTTCAGCGACGGCGTCGAGGAGGACCGCCTCGACTTCAACAGCGGCTCCATCGCTCGGATCGGCCTCGCCGACCGGACGCTCCGGCTGCTCGTCCCGCCTGGGCACCAGGACCCGGCCGGGGCCCGCGGTCGCGACGACGGGGGGTGAAGGGCGGCCGGGGGATGAGCCACATCGCGTCCCGTGCCGGGCCGAGTCCGCTTTCGGAATTCGGTTGAACCGGATCGCCAGGCGTCGATATCGTGGATCGATGCCCGCCGGGCCGCATGGCCCGGCGCCTCACGTCTCCGGGGTCAACTGCCATGGCCGATCCGGCTACGCCGCAACGGGGCCCATCGACGCGCGATGTCCTCCCGCGCCTCCCTGCCTGGGTCCTCGGCGGCCTGGTCCTGGGATACCTCCTGGGCATGGGGGTCGCCGCGAAGGGCGGCCAGCAGGGCCCCGATGCGATCGCCGGGGCGATGGGGTGGACCATGCTGGGCGGGATCCTCGGCATGTACGCGGGCTGGACTCGGGCCGTCGTGCATCCGGCCGCGGCGACGGACCGGATCGCTCCCCCGGCCCCGATGGGGCCGCAGCTCTGGGACGACTGGCTCGACGACGGCCGCGAGGAGGAGACTATTGCGGCGGGCCCTCCGGAATCCGGGCCGGAGAACCCGCAACCCGAAGCGGAGGCCGCGAACCGGCCGCTCGTCCGCCCGCGGGTCCTGGCGGCCGACGGGTCCGGCGAGTCCATGCCGCTGCACGACGAGATCGGTCGCCTGCTCCAGGAGGGGAGTCGCGGGGCCGTCGCCCTCCTCGGGGGGCCGGGCTCGGGCAAGACCTCGGCGCTCCTGCACCTGGTGGACGTCCTGCCGCCCTGGGCCGAGGTCGATCTCGGCGACGGCCTGTTGGACGACCCCGGCTACCCAGGCTTGGAGATCCGTCTTCGCCTCGCAATCCACACCGGCGAGACGCGAGGCGAGGGCCCGCCGACGAGGTTCGCGGCGACCTTCAGGCTCGCTCCGTGGGACCGCGATGACCGGATCGAGTACCTGCTCAAGAGGCATCCGGACGCATGCTCCTCGGTGATGGCCCGGCTCGCGCAATCGGGCGACGAGCATCTCATGGGCGGCAATCCGGAGCTCACGGCGATGGTGCTCGACCGGATGGCGGAGGACCCGGCCATCCCCGGCGCCCGCGAGGCTCTCCTGCAGCATCTGGACCGGTCCATCCCCTCGTCGAACAGACGCGACATCGAGCGGATGTGCTTCCTGATATACCAGGACGGATCGGCGATCGGGAAGATCGTCGAGGAGCATCCCGAGCTGCGAGCGCGGCTGCAGCAGGAGGGATATGCGGGGATGCTCCGACTGCTTCGTCATGCCCCGGTTCGGCGCCTGCTGGCCGCCCGGGACATCGCCGGCGAGCTCTCCCGTCACAATCCTTCGGCCAACCTGGCGTCCCCGCTGCCCCTCGACCTCCTCGAGGAGGTCGGACGCATCCTCCGGGGCCTGCCCGAGGCGAGGGGCTTCCTCAGGGCCCTCCTCGTTTACGGCTTCCACCGCCAACACCACGCGATGGCCGCGAGCCTGCTTCACCTCGCCGGCAGGTCCTGGCGGCCCGAACCCGGGACGCGCCCCGGCCTGGCACACGCCCAGCTCGAAGGCATCTGCTGGATGGGAGTGGACCTCACCGAAGCGGACCTGCACCGAGCCAATCTGGCCCGCGCCGATCTGTCGGGGGCCAGTCTGCTGCGGTCCCGGGCGAGCGGTGTGCAACTCATCGAGGCCGACCTTCGCCGGGCGAAGTTGAAAGGCATCCTGGCGGCGGGTGCCAAGCTTCGGGGCGCCGATCTCGCGGGGGCCACGGCGGACTTTGCCAATTTGGCGAGGGCGGACCTCACGCGGGCGAACCTGGAGGGTGCTTCGCTGCAAGCCGCGGTCCTCCAGGTCGCCACGCTGGAGGCCGCCTGCCTCCGCTATGCCTGCCTCACGGAGGCGAGCCTGGCGGGGGCCTGGCTGAAGAAGGCCGACCTGCGGGGCGCGGAGCTCAGCCGGGCTGGCCTCGAAGGGGCCATCATCGACGACGCCAACTTCGCGGGGGCCAACCTGCAAGGGGCGTATCTCTGCGGGCTCATCCTGCGACATGCCAGGTTCGCCGGCGCCTCATTCGCCTGGGCCAACATGAAGCGGTGCGACCTCGAAGGCATGACGCTGGAGGCCGCTCCATTCGCGCACGCGAACCTGGAAGGGGCGATGCTGACGCATTCGGCCATGCCCGGCGCCTCGTTCCGCCGCGCCAACCTCAGGGGCGCGGGGCTGGCCGGGATCAACTGGCCCCGGGCGGACCTGGGCGAGGCCGACCTCTCCGGCGCCAGCTTCCACCTGGGCTCGTCGCGGAGCGGGCACGTCGGCAGCGCCATCGCCTGCGAGGGGAGCCGGACCGGCTTCTACGCGGACGACCTGGACGACGCCCTCAACGGCTCGCGGCCGCCGGAGGAGATCCGCAAGGCCAACCTCCGCGGCGCGAACCTCGTCGGCGCGACGATCGAGGACGTGGATTTCTACCTCGTCGACCTCCGCGACGCCAAGTACGACGACGCCCAGGCGGCCCACTTCCGGGCCTGCGGGGCGATCCTCTGATCGCCCCGCGGGCCGGACGGATCAGGACTTCGGCAGGAGGCTCGGATCCAGGCCGATCCGGCCGTTGAGGGAGGCCAGGTAGCCGCGGGAGCTGACCCGTTCGAGCTCGGCCCGGGCGCGGTCGCAGCGGCCGCGGAGGTCCTCCGCGTCGTCGGAGCCCTCGCGGGCGGAGGCGGCGCGGTCCTCCAGGTAGCGGACGCGGCGGCTCCAGAGGCGGATGTCGCTCTCCTGCTTGGCGGCCAGTCGCTGGCGATACCAGTCGCTGGCCAGCATCGCCTCGCGGGTGAAGAGGCCGCGGACCTCCGGATGGTGCGCGTCCTTGCCCTCGAACGAGCCCTCGGCCATGATCGCCAGCAGGGCCCGCAGGGGCGGGCACGCGTCCTTGATCGAGCCGTCCTCGAAGTACTGCCGGGCCACCCGCTGCTGGGCCTCGGTGATGTTGTGGACGCCGTCCACGAACGCGTCCAGGTCCTGGGCCTCCGGGCGGAGGAGCTCCTCCGGGAAGACACGCGCCGGGTGGTCGAAGACGCGGCCGAGGAAGGTGTGCGTGAACTTGGCCGTGACCCGATAGCCGAGCCGGCTCGCCAGCACGGGCTCGCCCTCGTGCTCGAAGTCCCGGAGCGGCTCCAGGTGCCCCTCGCGGATCAGGAAGGCCGGGTCGCGCTCCTCCGGGCTCAGGCGGCACCAGATCTCCGGGATGAGCAGGCTGATGTCGTGGTCCACCCGCATCCTCGGCCCGACGTAGCCGGCCGCCGTGGAGAAGCCCGCCAGGCCGGTCAGGATGTACGAGACGAGCGCGGCGTTGAGGTCCACGATCGGCCGCAGGGCGTTGAACGGGCCCTTGGTCAGCGCGCCCTCGGAGCCGGCCCCGGTCGTGGAGGGGCTCTTGCCGGTGAGCGAGCAGATGAAGTCCATGAACAGCTCGGGCAGCTCCTGGTAGTGGATCGGCCCGTAGACCGCCAGCGGCCGGATCCCGGCGGCGGCGTCCGGCGGGTTGTTGCGGCGGCCGAGCAGCACGGCGCCCACGGGCACGGCCAGGGGGCGGCCCTCGGGGATGCCCCGGGCGAGCCTCATCCCGCGCTCGGCGACGTACTTCGGCAGGGGATTCAGGAGGTCCGGACGCGTCTGGAGATACCGCGGGTTCTTGCTCGGCTTGCCGTCCACGATCCGCGGGTTCGCCGAGCAGACGAAGAATCCCGTGCCGGACTTCGCCACCTCCCTGATGAGGTTCTGCATCGGCGGGGTGAACTCCTCGAACTCCGTCACCCGCGCGACCATCGCCGACGCCTGCGCGGCGGTCAGGGGCTCGAAGTTGGAGAGGAAGTTGTCCGGCCTCGCGAGGTCGGACTCGGTCGTCCGGTCGAGGCCCCGGTGGATGGCGTCGTCCGGCCGCTGGAAGAGCCGCGACTCGCAGTTGACCGCGAACTTGTAGCTGCCGGCGGGCGGGCCCGGCGGCGGCGACTCCAGGGCGTCGGCCGGGATCACCACGGAGGCCGTGATGTCGTCGCCGGTCTGCACCTTGGCCGCGGCGACGAAGTCCTGCCGCAGCTTGAAGGTCCGCCACCCCTGCCCCGAGTGCAGGCCGACGCGGAGGTACGTGCCCACGAGCTGCCGGCCGAAGGCCTTCAGCTCGTGCCCGGGGAACCCGTTGACGATGTCCACGCCGAACATCTCCCGCCAGCGGCCCAGGTCATCCTGGGGGGCGAACCGCTTGATGATGAAGACGATCGGGAAGATGTAGTTCGGGAACGAGGCCAGCCAGGCGTTGTACTCGTCCGTGTAGTCCTCCGAGGGCGTCAGCAGCTTGACGACGCTGCCGAGCGATCGCAGCGGGCTCAGGACCGGCCGGCTCGCCCGCTTCGCGTAGTCCGGGGCGCGGCCCGGCTTCCAGCGGTCGGAGTGGTCGCGGTCGAAGATCTGCTGGACGAGCTCGAAGTCCCGCTCCACGTCGGCCACGAAGATCGGGCCGTAGATCATGTAGTCGCGCAGGTTCTTGGAGATCTCGCTCTTGCCCCCGCCGCTGACGGTGCACGGCTTGTGGCAGGAGAGGCCCTCGGGCACCGTGTCGATGAGCCGCCAGCTCGCGGCCCCGGGGTGCTTCTCCATGTGCATCTTGTAGCCGCAGGGGGTCATGTAGACCTTCCCCGGCTCCAGCGGGATGGAGGCCTCCTCGCCGCCGTTCGACCACCAGACCTTCAGCTCGGAGATGTCCGCGCGGGCGTCGGAGGGGATGTAGATGAGGTCGGGATGCCGCCGATCGACGGCGTGGCCCTCGGGCTGGAGCTCCATCACCCCCGGCTCCGCCCTCTCCAGGTCGGCCACGGTCCGGTCGTCCTTGCGGTAGCGGGAGGCGTCGAACTGATAGCCCAGCGAGTAGCTGGCGAAGGCGAGGGCGCCGCCGGAGTGCTCCTCCTCCACGTTCCCCAGCAGGTTCGCGGCGAACGAGATCTGGGTCTTCACTTCCTTCTTGCAGTAGCCGTAGTAGTTGTCGGCGATGAGCGTGACCACGACGCCGGCTGCGGAGCGGCAGGTCAGCTTGAAGGCGGTGCCGTCGTTGTACACCTCCTCGGGGTCGCGCCAGCACATGCCGTCCCGACGCTGGCGGGCGGTGGCCTTGTCCCAGGCCGGGAGGCCCAGCGATCTCTTGGTGAGCCGCGTGAGGTGGGGCGCCAGGATGACGCAGCCGGTGTGGCCGGACCAGCCCTCGACGTCGAGCCCGGCGTCGTTCTCCGGCAGGTAGGGGTCGCCCGCGTTGCCGAAGATGGACTCCACGAAGTCCAGGTTGCTGATCAGACCGCCGGGCGCGAAGAAGTGGACCTCCATCGACTTCTCGGGGCAGACGCCCGGGACCTCCGGGCAGACGATCGGCCGGAGCAGCAGCGAGACGAACGTCCGGAGCGGCCGGGGGCGGCGGGACGTGTAGGGGATCGCCAGCAGCTCCGGCGGCGGCGCGACCGCCTGGCGGAAGAGCGCGGCGAACGTTGCCCGCGGCACCGCCTTCTTGTCGCCCGGGACGGGCAGGCCGCCGTCGGTGACGTGGAACGTCCCCTCGGTCGTCCGCCGGTCGCTCCGCGGGTTGTTCAGCACGCCGTTGTGCAGGCGGTAGGAGGAGAGGTACTCGTTCTGGTAGCTGTCCTCCCCCTCCGGGATCGACAGCTCGCGGGCCAGCCCGTGCCTCGGCAGGACGAGCGACTCGGCGGGGAGCTTGAGCGGGGTCTCGAGGTTCAGGTCGCCGAAGAAGTCGGCGAGGAACTGCTCGATCCTCCGGTCGGTCGGGCAGAGGGCCCCGGTCCGGTGCAGGAACGGCGTCTCCCCGGCCGTCCAAGCCGCCGTCCCGGTCAACCGCCGCGCGGCCCCGCCGTCGCGGACGATCCCCAGCGTTGTCTCAAGTCTCATGGGCACCCCTTCTCTCCGCCGATCGTCTCCCCTTCATGGGTAAGCTATGTTGCATAAATCCCGGTGAATTTCCAGCCTCGTCGGCGCCGGGGCTACCGCCGGCCGGGCCGATCGACGACACTCAATCCGGGCCCGCCGGCGTTCGGCGGGCCGCGACACGTCACCCGGAGGGCACGACGATGAAACGTCCCCGCCCCTGGCCCTTGGTGCCCTGGCTAACCCCGGCGCTGCTGATCGCGATCGCGATCTCGCCGGCGGCCGCCCCGGCCCAGGAGGGCAAGGACACGAAGAAGGAGCCGCCGACCGCGAAGGCGGACCTCAGCCCGGCGGAGCGCTACCGCGACGCGCTCAAGGCCATCGACAAATCGATGCAGGAGTTCATGACCGCCTACCGCGCGGCCAAGACGCAGGAGGAGCGGCAGAAGCTCATCGAGTCGAAGTATCCCGACCCGAACAAGAGCGCGGACCTGATGCTCAAGATCGCCGAGGACGCCCCGAAGGATCCGGTGGCCGTCGAGGCGCTCGTCTGGGTCGCCACCAACGCGAGAGGGCCCGCGGCCGACAAGGCCGCCAAGGTCCTCGCGAAGGACCACGTCCAGGATCCGAGGATCGCCTCGCTCTGCTCCCGCCTGGCGTACGATGATTCGCCCCAGAGCGAGCAGCTCCTCCGCGAGGTGATCGCGCGGAATCCCGGCGCCGAGGCGAAGGGCATGGCCTGCCTGGCGCTCGGCCAGCGCCTGAAGCGGGCCTCCGAGGCCGAGGCCGACAAGGGCAAGGCCGACGCGAAGTCGAAGGAGGCCGAGGCCCTCCTGGATCGCGTGGCCGGGGAGTTCGCCGACGTCAAGGGGGGCCGCGGCACCCTCGGCGAGTCGGCGAAGAATATCCTCAACGATCTCCGCAACCTGGGCATCGGCAAGACGGCCCCGGAGATCGCCGGCGAGGACATCGACGGCAAGCCGCTGAAGCTGACCGACTATCGCGGCAAGGTGGTGGTGCTCGACTTCTGGGGCGATTGGTGAGGCCCTTGCCGGGCCATGTACCCGCACGAGCGGTCGCTCGTGAAGAAGCTCGCAGACAGGCCCTTCGCCCTCCTGGGCATCAATAGCGACCCCGATCGCGACCACCTCAAGGAGCGCATCAAGGAAGAGAAGATGACCTGGCGTTCCTGGTGGGACAAGACGACCAGCGGCCCCATCTCGTCGTCGTGGAACGTCCAGGGCTGGCCGACGCTCTACATCCTCGACCACAAGGGCGTCATCAGGCACAAGTACCTCGGCTTCCCCGGCGAGGCGAAGTTCGATGGTGCCGTCGAGGCCCTCCTCAAGGAGGCGGAGGAGGACCACCCCGCCCCCGCCGAGAAAGCCAGGGACGAGAAGCCCGGGAAGGAGGCCAAAGGCTGAGCCCGGCCGTCGGGCGCGGCCGCGCGCGAGATCCCCGAGACCTGGACGCGCAACCACCACGGATGGCACGGATGACACGGATGGGATGCGGGTCGATGACGTCCTTCCTTTATCCGTGTCATCCGTGCCATCCGTGGTGGTTGCTCCGAAAACGAGCCCAACCACCTCCCATGTAGCTTGCTCATCACTGCGACATGCAAGAGCCACCCAGCCCTCAAGCCTCAACGGGTCCATTCGTGCCCAGCTACGGGCTATCCCCGGCGGCGTGCCCGCGTCGCCATTCGAGGATCGCCGCGGCGTCGATGGCCCTGTCCCGCCGCAGGAGACGTTCAAGTTGCTCCAGTCGATCCTGCGGTGCGAGCCGGACCATGCCGGTGACGGTCAGCGGCGGCTCTGCGTTCGGCTTCGAGGCGTCCACGACCTCGGCCACGTAGATGGTCCGATCGCCGATCCCGCAACGCGCCTCCACGCGGCAGTCCATCCACGCCAGGGCTTCCTTCAGGATCGGACTGCCGGTGGCCGCCGCGGACACGTCTAGGCCCCCGAGCTTGTCGCCGTCGCGGCCCGAGCCGATCCCGAACCGCCAGACCCAGTCGAGGTGGCGCTCGCCGAGCAGGTGCAGCGCGAAGGCCCCGCTCGACTCCACGAGGTCATGGGTATGGTGTTGCCGGGCCAGCGCGACGCAGGCGCGGGGAAGCTCCGGGACGAGGGACGGGCCGAGCACGAAGGTGGCCACGCAGCCCCCGCGACGCCCGCCGGGCGCGGCGGCCGTCACGATCCAGAGCTCGCGGTCCAGGGCCGCGAAGATTGCCGAGGCATCGGGGGCGGGCATGGACGGCCTCCTTCTCCGGCGGGCCGGTCAGGTGAACGCATAATCGGCCTCGAGCGGCGTCAGGTGCATGACGGCCTCGGCCGCGGGGGGTAGGAGTCGCCGGCGGTCGCGGACGTTCAGGTCCAGGTGGAACGTGCGGCGGAACCCGGCCCGCGAGAAGCCCTCCGCCGCCCACGCCGGCGCGGCGAACCCCTGCGCGACATCCGCGCCCTGCGTGCCCAGCTCGCGTCGGAGCCGGTCGGCCGCGGCATGCCAGGCCGAGGGGTCGGGCCCGTCGAGGACGAGGTCCGCGATCTTCCCCAGCCGGACCCGCCCGCCGTGCTGCGGGACGACGCTGAGGACCGCGAACCCGCGGAGCCGGCCCGAGGGCTCGACCAGGTGCCATCCCGTGATCCCCCCGCGCGGGTAGGCGAGCAGGTGATTCAGCCTCGCCGGAGTGCGACGGGTCAGGATCGCGTGGGCCCCCGCCCCGGCCGCGACGTCCTCCACCTCGGGCCCGAACGCGCCGACCTCGCGAAGCTCGAGCGACGCGGAGGGCAATCGCCGCGAGGCCCGGAGGTTGCCCACCAGGTCGCGTCCGAGCCGCACGAGCCGCCCGGCGGCCCCCTGCCCCGGCACGCGGAGACGGTGCGACGGCCGGAGCACCCTCGTGTAGACCGGCACCGCCGGGCGCGGCTCGTAGCCGGCCCGCTGGACGACCGCGCGGGCGGCCTCGCTCGCCCCTAGGGTGAACTGCGTCGGCGCCTGCTGGTGTGCCATCCGCATCAGGCTCGCGCCCACGCCGGGGTGCCCGGGGCTGCCGAGCCAATCGACCATGTGCAGCGTCCCCGCCGTGCCATCGGCGACCGAGCGCCCCTCGAAGCTCGTCCGGAAGACGCCCACATGGCCGATGATCCGGCCCGCCCCGTCGCGGGCCAGGAAGCTGCGCGGCAGCCCGCTCCCGTCGTCCCCCGCGGGGTCGAGGAATTTCCATCGCAGCACGTCGGGCGCGGCGAAATCGGCCGCGGGCCCGGCCCGGAATCCGGCCGCGAGGAAGCGGCCCAGCTCCTCGAGATCGTCCGGCCCCGCCGGGCGGAGGTCGCGTGTCATGATGAAGGCCACGATACCAGGAGCCCGGCGCGGCCTGTAGGGCCGGCCGCCCCGCGGGGTGCTCGAGGCCGCCGGCCGTGCCGGTCGGCGAAGAAATCCGGAGACGATCGTGGACGACCGCGCCTACAATGGACGATGGAAGGGGAGTCGGGCCCCTCGGGGCGACGCGGGGGTTCGCCGCCACTTCCCAGGTCCGGGAGTTCCGGACACCAACCCCGGACGCGAGGTCGACGCCGATGACCGCCGAATTCCCCCACCAGCGCCCCGCCCCCTGGAACGACCCGGAGTTCAACCTGTCCGGCATCGCGGCCAAGCGGCCCCGCGTCGGCCGCGGCTGGCTCGAACTGCGGACCTGGTCGCTGCTGATCGTCGTGGCCGCCCTCTGGATGGGCCTGCTCTTCAACCCGGCGGTCGGCCCCCTCGTGCTGGGCACGCTGATGGCCTTCTCGCTGGCCCTCAGCGTCCTCGCCTGCGCGATGGCCCTCGGCCTGCTCGGCACCGGCCTCTTCGCCGCCGGCGACCTCCTCCTCGGCTGGCTGAGGCGCGGCAGCCGCTGGCCGGAGGATTGAGGCGACGACCGCACCGCCTCATCGGGATCGGGAGAGGTCCCAGATTTTCAGCAAATCCGGCGAACACTGCTGGCGGATGCCGTTGTCGCTGAGGATCTCCTCGGTCGCGGCGATGGCCTCCTTCCGGTTGAAGACGACCTTGTCGTGCCAGTGGCCCTGGAAGCTGAAGGACACGAATTCGCCCTTCCCGTCGCGCAGGAGCTCGACCAGGTGGGGCAGGTTGCGGACCCGCACGCCGTCGACCTCGTGAACGACCTCGCCGTAGGGATCTCGGTAGCCCTTG from Aquisphaera giovannonii includes these protein-coding regions:
- a CDS encoding SPFH domain-containing protein — translated: MPFLGYFKGQPTEHVIRYSSGRIAREGQGLAFFYLKYNTQLVVVPTSSMDANLVFNEVTSNFQTVTIQGQFTYRIHNPRKAAELLNFTMDPATHRHLSNDPDRLAQRITNIIQMETRTEIQKRSLEEVLTQYESIAGSVQGRIKGSSLLDPLGVELLSVYFVAAKPTPEVAKALEAEYRENLLQKADYAISARRAAAVEEERKIKENELNTEIALEQQRRRLIDLQGENELRQANHRGQAAEEEAAYQNRVKQRELALYQGIDPRKVLALALSGLGENAGRIGNLTITSEILASLLDAKDAAASSESSPMA
- a CDS encoding diacylglycerol kinase catalytic domain-containing protein, with protein sequence MPTRDKLVIVTRKTALEELIERFNTRDQARFYIEHMGGDFDGYQAAHDAYRRAAEALREALPRGLRTHWIERSFLPTFTFGEPDVVVVLGQDGLVVNVAKYLDGQPVVAINPDPDRIDGVLLPYGVREAGGAIARAVRDAEPWRDVTMAQAALNDGQRLLAVNDLFVGARTHVSARYRIRHEGREEAQSSSGLIVSTGAGSTGWYRSIVTGAAGIVAGVLGSEGILAVQGRYAFPWEARELAFSVREPFISKTSGATIVHGRIVADEPLEIVSQMPQNGVIFSDGVEEDRLDFNSGSIARIGLADRTLRLLVPPGHQDPAGARGRDDGG
- a CDS encoding pentapeptide repeat-containing protein; the protein is MADPATPQRGPSTRDVLPRLPAWVLGGLVLGYLLGMGVAAKGGQQGPDAIAGAMGWTMLGGILGMYAGWTRAVVHPAAATDRIAPPAPMGPQLWDDWLDDGREEETIAAGPPESGPENPQPEAEAANRPLVRPRVLAADGSGESMPLHDEIGRLLQEGSRGAVALLGGPGSGKTSALLHLVDVLPPWAEVDLGDGLLDDPGYPGLEIRLRLAIHTGETRGEGPPTRFAATFRLAPWDRDDRIEYLLKRHPDACSSVMARLAQSGDEHLMGGNPELTAMVLDRMAEDPAIPGAREALLQHLDRSIPSSNRRDIERMCFLIYQDGSAIGKIVEEHPELRARLQQEGYAGMLRLLRHAPVRRLLAARDIAGELSRHNPSANLASPLPLDLLEEVGRILRGLPEARGFLRALLVYGFHRQHHAMAASLLHLAGRSWRPEPGTRPGLAHAQLEGICWMGVDLTEADLHRANLARADLSGASLLRSRASGVQLIEADLRRAKLKGILAAGAKLRGADLAGATADFANLARADLTRANLEGASLQAAVLQVATLEAACLRYACLTEASLAGAWLKKADLRGAELSRAGLEGAIIDDANFAGANLQGAYLCGLILRHARFAGASFAWANMKRCDLEGMTLEAAPFAHANLEGAMLTHSAMPGASFRRANLRGAGLAGINWPRADLGEADLSGASFHLGSSRSGHVGSAIACEGSRTGFYADDLDDALNGSRPPEEIRKANLRGANLVGATIEDVDFYLVDLRDAKYDDAQAAHFRACGAIL
- a CDS encoding peroxiredoxin family protein codes for the protein MKRPRPWPLVPWLTPALLIAIAISPAAAPAQEGKDTKKEPPTAKADLSPAERYRDALKAIDKSMQEFMTAYRAAKTQEERQKLIESKYPDPNKSADLMLKIAEDAPKDPVAVEALVWVATNARGPAADKAAKVLAKDHVQDPRIASLCSRLAYDDSPQSEQLLREVIARNPGAEAKGMACLALGQRLKRASEAEADKGKADAKSKEAEALLDRVAGEFADVKGGRGTLGESAKNILNDLRNLGIGKTAPEIAGEDIDGKPLKLTDYRGKVVVLDFWGDW
- a CDS encoding flavin reductase family protein, whose product is MPAPDASAIFAALDRELWIVTAAAPGGRRGGCVATFVLGPSLVPELPRACVALARQHHTHDLVESSGAFALHLLGERHLDWVWRFGIGSGRDGDKLGGLDVSAAATGSPILKEALAWMDCRVEARCGIGDRTIYVAEVVDASKPNAEPPLTVTGMVRLAPQDRLEQLERLLRRDRAIDAAAILEWRRGHAAGDSP
- a CDS encoding acetyltransferase, yielding MTRDLRPAGPDDLEELGRFLAAGFRAGPAADFAAPDVLRWKFLDPAGDDGSGLPRSFLARDGAGRIIGHVGVFRTSFEGRSVADGTAGTLHMVDWLGSPGHPGVGASLMRMAHQQAPTQFTLGASEAARAVVQRAGYEPRPAVPVYTRVLRPSHRLRVPGQGAAGRLVRLGRDLVGNLRASRRLPSASLELREVGAFGPEVEDVAAGAGAHAILTRRTPARLNHLLAYPRGGITGWHLVEPSGRLRGFAVLSVVPQHGGRVRLGKIADLVLDGPDPSAWHAAADRLRRELGTQGADVAQGFAAPAWAAEGFSRAGFRRTFHLDLNVRDRRRLLPPAAEAVMHLTPLEADYAFT